TGGACGGCACATCTTCTGGATTCCATGCCGAAACAATCAAACGACGAGAATCAGGTGTTTGTTTAATCATTTTAATCACATTTTTTAACTGATCAATGAAGCTGCCGTCTTTTGTTTCCCAATGACGCCATTGTGCACCATAGATATTACCTAATTCACCGTGTTTTGCTGCAAATGATTCGTCAATCAAAATCTTTTCACAAAATGTTTCATGTTCTTTTTCATATTGTTCCTTAAAGAGTTCATCTGTCAATACTCGATGTCCAAAATCTGTCATATCAGGTCCTTGATAATCGTCACTTTTTATATACCGTTCAAAAGCCCATTCATCCCAGATATGGTTATTATGCTGTAAAAGATAACGAATATTTGTATCGCCTTTTAAAAACCATAGCAACTCGCTTTTGATTAAGCCAAAGGGAACTCTTTTTGTTGTTAGTAAAGGAAATCCTTTTGATAGATCAAAACGCATTTGGTGACCAAAAATACTTCGAGTTCCAGTCCCCGTACGATCTCCTTTCAAGTGACCTTTTTCTAAAATAGTACGACCTAATGCCAAGTAAGCTTCTTCCATCTATTATTGCCTCCTAGTTTTCTACAAATTCACTTAAATATTCCCAGCGTTCCATTTTTTCTTCCAAGATTTGCTCTACATGATTTAATTCGGATTGTAATTCTTGTAATTTGGTAAAATCGTCTCCTTGATGATTCATTTCCTCTGTAAGTTCTTCAACTTTTTCCTCAAGCTCACCAATCTCTGACTCAATGGTCTCCCATTCTTTTTGTTCCATATAAGTCAATTTCACTTTTTCTTTTTTCTCAACAACTTTTATCGGCTTTGTATCAGCTTTGATTGTTTGCTTTAGTTGTTCTTTTTGTTCCATCAAATAATCACTCATTGAGCCAAAATAGGTTGTGATTTGTCCATTTCCTTTGAAAACAAGTAACTTCTCCATTGTTTTATCCAAAAAATAACGGTCATGAGAAACGGCAATCACAGCGCCTTTAAAAGTCTGAATGTAATCTTCTAATATAGTCAATGTATCAATATCTAGGTCATTTGTCGGCTCGTCCAATAATAACACATTCGGCTGACTAATTAATAATTTTAGCAAGTACAATCGTCGTTTTTCGCCTCCAGATAGTTTACCAATCACCGTACCATGCATAAAACGGGGAAAAAGAAAACGTTCCAGCAACTCAGCTACGCTAATGTTAGTTCCATCTGTCCGCTGTACTTGTTCTGCAGCTTCCTGCAGATAAGCAATCATTCGCTGGTTTGGGTCCATTGCCTCGTTTTGCTGTGTATAATAAGCAAGTCGGACAGTTTCGCCTATAGAATATATTCCACTATCTAATTGTAAACGTCCCGCCAATATATTCAATAATGTAGATTTTCCAGCGCCATTTTTACCTGTAATACCTATTCGGTCTTTCGCTTGAATAAGTAAATTGAATTCATTTAAAATCGTTTTCGTTTCAATTTGAAAATGTCCATTTTTGATTTCTAAAACCTTTTTCCCTAATCTTTGTGTGGCCACGTCGATTTCAAGCTGACTTTTTTGATTGACTTGATGCAGATTTTCTTTCAAGTCTTGGAAACGGTCTTGTCTGGCTTGTTGTTTTGTTCCACGAGCTTTAACGCCTGCACGCATCCATTCTAGCTCTTGTTTGTATAACTGCTTACGTTTATCTTCTTGTTCCAGCTCGACTCTTTCGCGTTCTGCTTTTGCCAAGATATACGCTTCGTAATTTCCTTTATACTCATACAATTTTCCAAAAGACAATTCAAAAATCCGATTAGTTACGCGGTCTAAAAAATAGCGATCATGGGTGACCATTAAAATTGCACCGCGATAACTATTCAAAAAACTTTCAAGCCAATTTATCGCTTCATAATCCAGATGATTTGTCGGTTCATCTAACAATAGCAAGTCTGGAGATTCAATTAGTACTTGCGCCAAACTAACCCGCTTTTTTTGGCCGCCAGATAACTCACCAATTTTTTTATGCAGTGTTTCGATACCCAATTTTTGCAGAATAATTTTAGCATCTGTATCTGCTGTCCATGCGTCTTCTCGATTCATTCGTTCTTCCGCTTGTGTATATTGTTTTTGCGCTTGTTCGCTGTTCCCATCATTTGCCAAAGCCAGCAATGCTAGTTCATAATTTTTTACTGCTTGAATAATAGGTGTCTCACCTTGAAAAACAGCTTCAACTACTGTCAGCTCTGGATCAAATTCTTGGTCTTGAGAAAGATACCCAATTTGGTACTCATTTGGTTGTAATACAGACGCTCCATCTCCATCCCCACTATCTTTCCCTGCTAGGATAGATAATAAACTTGTTTTACCTGTTCCGTTAGTGCCGATTAATCCAATGCGATCTTTATCATGAATATGAAAAGAAATCTGATCAAACAAAGTTTTCTCGCCATACGTTTTAGTTAATTCATTTACTTTTAATTCTTTCATCTACTCACGCCCTTTTCATCCTGCTTATTGTATCAAAAAAACCTGAAAAAAAGAAGCTAGTTCTCCTCACTAGCTTCCTTTTTTATTTTTTTGCTTAATTCCTTAAATGGAATAGTGTTAGAAACGTCATTGATTGAATACGATTCTAATAGATTCACATTTTTACGATATTCATTCGCTTCTAAAGAAGATATCTTTTCAGCAATTTCATATTCATCAATGGCTTTACGCTCTTCTTGGTAACCAATCAATAGCTCTTTCACATAATTCGATTGAGAACGAACAATAAAAGAATCTATAAATGTTCCATCTTCTAGGCGTTGAGCAAATTGTAATCGTCCATCAATAAAGAAACGGATGATTTCATCATCATAAACACCTTTTAAATTATCCAAACTTTTTAGAATAACTTCTGTATTCTGTAAAAATACCTGTCGTACATTTTCTAGTTCTTCTTTTCGAAACTCTCTACGATTTTCTTCATCTTTTCTTGCAAAAACAATCTTAGGATGGACAAAAAAAGCGATGATTTGTCGAGCAAATAACAACCAAAAACCGATAATTGACAGTAATTGTCTTGCAATTGATCGTTCCATTCTAGAAATCAAACGTTCATACAAACGATACCCTTCAATACCAATTTCTTTTTGTCGGAAACTTTCTTCCAAACCGTCCCTTTCAATCGAAACGATTAACGCTCTTAATTCTTGGACTTCTTGACGTTGATCAGAAGGCAATTGTTCAATATATAATTCCTTCATACGATCTTGGTAGTTTTCGATCACAACATTCATTTCGACTTGAGGATCTTCATGATTGATTCTTTTCAGCTTTTCAATTACATCTCGAAGCAAGGAAATTCCTTCTGTATTATAGCTTTCAATTTCATCTGACTCCGTTAGGAAAGGTAAAACAACGATTCCTCCTACTAATGTGACTAAGATCACACAAGCAGTGATAAAGAGTAACAACGATCGTTCTGGAAAAGCTTGCCCATTCAACGTTAATGGTAAAATAAAAATAGTGGCCAAACTGACGGTTCCTTTTACACCAGCAAATGTCAAAATCAGCATTTCATTCATTGCACTCCAGAGATTTTTGATCCCTTTTCTCACACTGTAAATGACAACAATTGAGAAGAAGCGGGCAATGAATAATGTTGCACTAAGCAATAAAACAACGACCATCAAAAAACTATTAGAATAGGTTTCGCTATTCCAAATAGGCGAAAACACTTGTGACAACTCAATACCTAAAAAAAGAAAAACAAGGGCATTCAATGTGAATGTTAGTGTGTTCCAAGTACTTTCAGAAACGCTAGACAGCTCCGCTTCAAACAATGATACTTTTTTAAAACTTGCTGCCTGCATAACACCTGCTACAACTGCAGCGATAATTCCTGAGACATGAAACAATTCAGCAACCATATAAGCTAAAAACGGTAACAATAATTCTAACAATAAATAGCCTGTCACATCCCTAGCTGAAGCTTTTTCCAATATTAAAACTACTTGTCGTTTAATTAACACTAGCGCAGCACCAACCAGGGCTCCACCAACGCTGGAAACGACTAACGTCATTCCAGCATCCGCTGCTGAAAAACTCCCTGTTAATAATGCGGCTAACGCAAATTGAAAGGCTGTAACGCCAGAAGCATCATTGATCAATGCTTCTCCTTCTAAGATATGCATCGCTTTAGGAGGTATTTGGATTTTTCCAGATAAAGACCCAACAGCTACTGCATCTGTAGGACCTAAGGCAGCTCCCAAGGCAAAACATGCCGCAAGCGGCAATGCAGGAATAATCATATGTAACGCCCAACCTACACTTACAAGTGTGATTAAAACACCGACAAATGCCAAAAATAAAATAACGCTAAAATTTTTCATTGTTGCAGAAATGTCGTTTCGTTGCCCTTCGCGAAACAGTAAAGGCGCAATAATCATGACTAAGAATATTTCTGGTTCAAACGTTATTTCACGTCCAATATCGGTCAATCCAATTAAAATCCCGACAATGATTTGCATTATTGGCAAAGGAATAATCGGAATAATGCGATTGAATACATTTGAAAAGGTGATTGCAAAAACAAAAACAATAATTAAATTAACAAACTCCAACTCGTATCTCCCTTCTTAAATTATTGATCTATCTGCTTACCTAAATAACGTAACAATTTTTCTTTCTTACAATTTATTTTCTTTTCTACAAGCTCTAGTTCTTTCCCTTTTTCACAAAGCTCTAATTGTGCACGACGGGCTTCTAAGCGCAATAAATCTGATTTAACTAATTCGATTTTTTTATAGTTTATAAAGTTTCTTTTTTGATTTGATGTTCCCATTCAGCTTTTTTTCAGGAGGCAACTCTTTGTATTTTTCGCGCAATTCAGCAATCCGTTCCTCAATATCTTTATACACACTAATACTTCCTTTCAGAATTTCTCTGACACATTATAGCAAATCAGTGAAGAAATACCTACTAAATTTGACTAATTCACACAAAAAATTATTTAAATTGAGGCATGCTCTAATAAATAGCTCTAAAATGAACTCTTTGAGTGATTCTGGCATACTTAAATCTTTTACTTATTTCTCTTCATCAACCAAAATATTGATTTCTGCATCCTCATTCAAACGCTTAGACAAAAATGCTAGTAAGTCTTCTAAAGGTAAGGAAAACTTCATCATTGGACCTCTTCGCCCATTTTTAAAATAGTTTAAACGAATTTCCTTGTCTTTAAGCAATAGTGCTATTTTATCTATATCCTGATACATGATGCCTTTGTTATCAAAAGGACCTAGAATTAAACGATCCTCCGCAAACCCTTTAGCATCTAATAAAAAACTTAAAACAAGCAACATCGAAAGATAACTCCGTAATTTTTGGTCAAGTGTTTGCTCAGAAATCAAAGAAACCAACAAAATAAGGAAACTTACACCTAAAACAACGATATAAAACATGCGCTTTTTTACGCTTTTAATCAGGATACTTCTTCTTACTAATATTAAATAGACATACATAATTACAACAAAAACGGTTAATAATACCGTAAAAAAATCAATAACCACAAGCATCTCCTTTTATTGATAAAGTTTGTTTCTAAAAACTGAATTCAATCAGCTATTGACAAATGCATGATTAAGCTTTCTTATGTAGATCAGTTAACTGTTGATTTATTTTTTTTATTTTATCTTTACAAGCAAGTATATCTCGGATCATTTGATCCCGCTTATCACCAATTGGTAAGCGATTAACTACTTGGTAATATGCCGCGAGTAGTTGAACTTGTTTCATTTTCTCTTTTTGTAATCGTTCTTCAGCTAAATTCACCCACTCGCCCTCCTTTTTATTTAAGTATACCTTACTTTTAAAAGAGAATGACGATTAATTTCCTCTTTTTTCAAGATATATATAAATAAACTGACTTATAAGCTATTTTATCACATTATTTTCTTTCTGTTGAGCTTTATGAAAGATGGGATTTCCATATTTACCTCTCACTGTTAATCAAAAAAATGAATCAAAACTAGATTAAGCTTTGATTCATTCCTATTTAAAATAAATTTATTGGGCTGAAATACAAAGTCCAATTGCTTTCTCACCTAAATGAGTGCCAATAACAGGACCGAAATGCCCAATTTCAATAATGGCATCTGGATATTGTTCTTGTAGTTTTTCTTTCTCTTCTTCAGCAACAGCTAAATTATTTGCGTGAATAACATATAGCTTAACAGGACGATCAATTTCTTTATCTCGTCTGCCAATAATTTCCTCAGCTCGAGCAAATGCTTTTTTGGTTGACCGTATTTTTTCAAATAATACGATTTTTCCCTCTTCAAAAGTTAAAATAGGTTTAATTTTTAGTAAACCACCGATCAATGCAGCACCATTAGTGAGTCTTCCTCCACGCACCAAATTGTTTAAATCATCAACGATGAGATACGCATACGTATTATCTCTAATGATATCTAATTTGGTAAATATCTCTTCTAAGCTAGCCTTTTCGTTTATTAAGTCCAAAGCAGCTTCAACCATGTGTCCCATAGGAACGCTTGTGATTTTTGAGTCATATGGATAAAGGGTAACTCCTTTGATTGCATCTGTTAAAGAAAATAACGTATTGACAAATCCTGAAATACCAGATGATAAATGAATGCTGATGATTGTATCGTATCCTTTTGAAGCAATGTCTTCATACAACTCAATAACTTCACCTAATGCAGGTTGAGACGTTGTAGGAAATTCACTGCTACTATTTAATAAGCTATAGTACTCATCTGCTTCAATGTCAATTCCTTCATTATATATTTTTCCATCTAAAATAACAGGAATGGGAATGACGAATAAATTGGGCAAGTTTTTAATTCGCTCAGGTAAATATGCTGTACTATCAGTTACAATAGCAATTTTCATTTTGTGACCTCGTTTCACTAATTTTACACGGCATTATAAATATAGCACAAATCCAGTTATTTTTAAATGAAATACTTACTGTCCAAGGAAATCTTGAATCGCTGACTTATTCATTTCTGGATCAATTTGAAGAACACTACCCGCATAATCGTAACTTTCGTTGCTCCAAGAACCTTCAACCGGAATCGTTAATCGATCAATTCCACCAGTCCCTTTTAGCATAAGTGAAGGGCCATTTTTTAGCATGAATGATGTTGGAACATCCGTAGACATGTAACCAACTAAACGTCCTAAGGATTCTGGGGTACGCATTAACGCTAAAGGATTTTTTAATTGTCCCATGACAGCTGACATCACTTGCTGCTGGCGACGAACACGACCAAAATCACCTTCCTCATCCATTCTAAATCTTGAATATTGTAAAAGTGTATGACCGTCCATTTTTTGATTTCCTTTAGCAATATCCACACCATCTAAATTCAAGTCTTTTTCTGCATCGATCTTAACACCACTTGGGAACATGGAATCGATAATTCTTTCAAAAGATTGGAAATCAACTTTAGCATAGTATCTACATTGAATATTGAAATTTTCTGCCAATGTTTGTCGAACTAAATCTGCACCACCTAGTGCATAGGATGCATTAATTTTATTTGGATCATACCCAGGAATATCGACAAACGTATCACGCATAAAAGATACTAACTTAGGTTTTTTAGAAGGTCCATCTAGTTGTAAAACCATAATAGTGTCTGCACGTCCAGAATCTTCTCCTCTAGTATCGCTACCTAGTATCAAGATATTATTTGCTCCGTTCGCACTTTTTACGCCATTAAAGGTTTCTACCGTCTCTTTGGGTAATGACTGATCATTTTCTGCATAGGATTTCCCTTTGAAAAAGAAACCTACAGCTAAAGCTATTAATAAAATTAATAAGAAGAAGATTCTTTTAGGCCAACTAAAACGTCGTTTCTTTTTAGGTTTTTTTTCTTTTTTCTTAAAACGTTTTGTATCCTTCTCCCCAGATTGCATAAATTCTGGCTGTGGTTCTTCTGTTGAGTCTTGGGATTGCTTCATTTCTGGCTCTTGATAATAGCTATTTTTAGGTTCTTCAGAATAATTTTTTTCTTTTCTAGGATTAAATCCATTTTTTTCTTCTACAGGTTTCGCTTTGTCATGTATATGTTTATAACGATCCACACGGCTCATTATGTCCACCTCTCTTCAATTAACAACAGTTATAAGCATACCTTATTTTACTAAAAATTCCTATTATATAATTCAAATTTTAACAAAAAATAAAAAGACCTTTTCAGATCTTTATACTCCGTTGATTAAATGAATGCTATAGTTACCGAATATTTTCACAGTCCCACCCATCAAACGTATTTCTTCCAATGCATTATCTAATAATTCCTGTGGTTTTTCTACATTAATGTCGATCAAAAAGAAATACTCTCCCAGCGTTGTTTTTAACGGTCGAGATTCTATTTTGCTTAAGTCGATTTCTCTCCAACTGAAAGCAGACAGAGCTTTGTGTAAGGCGCCTGGCATATTGTTTGGCATCGTTAATGCAATGGTCAGCTTATTTTGTTTCGGTTGGATCGGAATATCAACTTTTTCATCCCCTAATACCCAAAAACGAGTCTGATTAATGGCTACATCTTGAATATCTTTCCCCACAATGTCAAGATCATAAGTCTTTGCTGAGAGTTTGGGCGCAATCGCAGCAATTTTCTGCTCTGGATGGCTTGCTACAAAATTGGCTGCGTAAGCAGTTGACGGCGTCGCTTCAAGTTCCGCCATTGGAAAATAAGTGCGAATAAATTCTTGCGATTGAGCCAGCGCTTGAGGATGTGACAAAATTTTGGTTGTTTCTTTCCATGTATTTTTATTGTTTTTTGCTACCATTAATTGTTGAAAAATCGGCAAAACAATTTCTGCTCCCACAGGAATTGTTGTTTGATGAAATAGATAGTCAACAGTTGTGTTGACCGATCCTTCAATCGTATTTTCAATTGGCACAACCCCTAAATCAACTTCGCCAAATTCGACACCTTTAATACATGCGGGAATCGAATGATAGGAAACCAGTTCATCATTTGGAAAAGCCGTTTTTGTTGCAGTATAAGTAAAAGAAGCTTCTGGACCTAAGAAACCAACTTTCATGTTGTTCACCTACTCATATATTTTTTAAAATTTCGTTTACAATTTCTTCTGGTGTTCGATTGTCTGTGTCAACGATTAAACTAGCACTTTCTTCATAAAATGGAATTCTAGGTTCAAACACTTGTTTGATTTCATCGGGCGATTTTGAAACAACTAGGGGTCTAACCGTTGTGTGATCTTGTTTTAATCTTGGAATAAATACTTCTGGTTTTGTCTGTAAATAAATAACCGGCGCCATTTGTTTCAAAAGATTTCGATTTTCTGCTCTCATAACAATCCCGCCACCCGTTGAAACAACTTGATTATGATCTAAATAGCGTTTTAAAACATCGGTTTCTCTTTCTCTAAATGCTTCTTCTCCGTGCAAATCAAAATATTCTTGAATTGTCATTCCGATTTCTTCAACGATTTTATCATCAAAATCAATATGTTCCATGCCAGTTTTTTCCGAAAGGAGTTTTCCAACTGTTGTTTTTCCCGCTCCCATAAATCCAATTAAAATAATTCCCTTCATCGATCGTTCCTCCATTTATTGGTATAGTGTATTTAGATCCTCAAAAAATGCTGGGTAAGAAACAGAAATTGCTTCTGCTTTTTCTAATTCAACGGTTCCTTCTTTAACTAAAAGCGCTGCAATCTGAAGCATCATACCAATACGGTGATCCCCATAACTAGTGACTTTAGCTCCATGCAACGATGTTTTCCCGTGAATGATCAATCCATCTTCTGTTGGTTCGATACTTGCACCCATTTTATTCAGCTCGTTAGCAACGGCATCAATCCGATTTGTTTCTTTGACTTTTAATTCTTCAGCATCTCGGATGATTGTAGTTCCTTGTGCTTGAGTGGCTAACAAGGCGATGATTGGCAGTTCATCAATCAATCTTGGAATAATTTCACCACTGATTTCAATTCCTTTTAGCTCACTGGTTTCGATAGTCAACGTGCCTGCTTTATTTTCTTTATTCCCTGTTTCTTCGATCGTTAATTTCCCACCCATTTGCTTGATAACATCAATGATGCCAGTACGCGTTGGATTTAGACCGACATTATTCAAAACAATTCGACTGTCGGCGATAATCGATGCTGCAGCTAAGA
The DNA window shown above is from Enterococcus sp. 4G2_DIV0659 and carries:
- a CDS encoding thymidylate synthase — protein: MEEAYLALGRTILEKGHLKGDRTGTGTRSIFGHQMRFDLSKGFPLLTTKRVPFGLIKSELLWFLKGDTNIRYLLQHNNHIWDEWAFERYIKSDDYQGPDMTDFGHRVLTDELFKEQYEKEHETFCEKILIDESFAAKHGELGNIYGAQWRHWETKDGSFIDQLKNVIKMIKQTPDSRRLIVSAWNPEDVPSMALPPCHTMFQFYVNDGKLSCQLYQRSGDVFLGVPFNIASYALLTHLIAHETGLEVGDFVHTLGDAHLYNNHIDQMNEQLTREIRSFPTLKLNLEKQSVFDFEMEDIIIEGYDPHPAIKAPIAV
- a CDS encoding ABC-F family ATP-binding cassette domain-containing protein, with the translated sequence MKELKVNELTKTYGEKTLFDQISFHIHDKDRIGLIGTNGTGKTSLLSILAGKDSGDGDGASVLQPNEYQIGYLSQDQEFDPELTVVEAVFQGETPIIQAVKNYELALLALANDGNSEQAQKQYTQAEERMNREDAWTADTDAKIILQKLGIETLHKKIGELSGGQKKRVSLAQVLIESPDLLLLDEPTNHLDYEAINWLESFLNSYRGAILMVTHDRYFLDRVTNRIFELSFGKLYEYKGNYEAYILAKAERERVELEQEDKRKQLYKQELEWMRAGVKARGTKQQARQDRFQDLKENLHQVNQKSQLEIDVATQRLGKKVLEIKNGHFQIETKTILNEFNLLIQAKDRIGITGKNGAGKSTLLNILAGRLQLDSGIYSIGETVRLAYYTQQNEAMDPNQRMIAYLQEAAEQVQRTDGTNISVAELLERFLFPRFMHGTVIGKLSGGEKRRLYLLKLLISQPNVLLLDEPTNDLDIDTLTILEDYIQTFKGAVIAVSHDRYFLDKTMEKLLVFKGNGQITTYFGSMSDYLMEQKEQLKQTIKADTKPIKVVEKKEKVKLTYMEQKEWETIESEIGELEEKVEELTEEMNHQGDDFTKLQELQSELNHVEQILEEKMERWEYLSEFVEN
- a CDS encoding cation:proton antiporter — translated: MEFVNLIIVFVFAITFSNVFNRIIPIIPLPIMQIIVGILIGLTDIGREITFEPEIFLVMIIAPLLFREGQRNDISATMKNFSVILFLAFVGVLITLVSVGWALHMIIPALPLAACFALGAALGPTDAVAVGSLSGKIQIPPKAMHILEGEALINDASGVTAFQFALAALLTGSFSAADAGMTLVVSSVGGALVGAALVLIKRQVVLILEKASARDVTGYLLLELLLPFLAYMVAELFHVSGIIAAVVAGVMQAASFKKVSLFEAELSSVSESTWNTLTFTLNALVFLFLGIELSQVFSPIWNSETYSNSFLMVVVLLLSATLFIARFFSIVVIYSVRKGIKNLWSAMNEMLILTFAGVKGTVSLATIFILPLTLNGQAFPERSLLLFITACVILVTLVGGIVVLPFLTESDEIESYNTEGISLLRDVIEKLKRINHEDPQVEMNVVIENYQDRMKELYIEQLPSDQRQEVQELRALIVSIERDGLEESFRQKEIGIEGYRLYERLISRMERSIARQLLSIIGFWLLFARQIIAFFVHPKIVFARKDEENRREFRKEELENVRQVFLQNTEVILKSLDNLKGVYDDEIIRFFIDGRLQFAQRLEDGTFIDSFIVRSQSNYVKELLIGYQEERKAIDEYEIAEKISSLEANEYRKNVNLLESYSINDVSNTIPFKELSKKIKKEASEEN
- a CDS encoding DegV family protein; the protein is MKIAIVTDSTAYLPERIKNLPNLFVIPIPVILDGKIYNEGIDIEADEYYSLLNSSSEFPTTSQPALGEVIELYEDIASKGYDTIISIHLSSGISGFVNTLFSLTDAIKGVTLYPYDSKITSVPMGHMVEAALDLINEKASLEEIFTKLDIIRDNTYAYLIVDDLNNLVRGGRLTNGAALIGGLLKIKPILTFEEGKIVLFEKIRSTKKAFARAEEIIGRRDKEIDRPVKLYVIHANNLAVAEEEKEKLQEQYPDAIIEIGHFGPVIGTHLGEKAIGLCISAQ
- a CDS encoding LCP family protein; amino-acid sequence: MSRVDRYKHIHDKAKPVEEKNGFNPRKEKNYSEEPKNSYYQEPEMKQSQDSTEEPQPEFMQSGEKDTKRFKKKEKKPKKKRRFSWPKRIFFLLILLIALAVGFFFKGKSYAENDQSLPKETVETFNGVKSANGANNILILGSDTRGEDSGRADTIMVLQLDGPSKKPKLVSFMRDTFVDIPGYDPNKINASYALGGADLVRQTLAENFNIQCRYYAKVDFQSFERIIDSMFPSGVKIDAEKDLNLDGVDIAKGNQKMDGHTLLQYSRFRMDEEGDFGRVRRQQQVMSAVMGQLKNPLALMRTPESLGRLVGYMSTDVPTSFMLKNGPSLMLKGTGGIDRLTIPVEGSWSNESYDYAGSVLQIDPEMNKSAIQDFLGQ
- the pheA gene encoding prephenate dehydratase, with the translated sequence MKVGFLGPEASFTYTATKTAFPNDELVSYHSIPACIKGVEFGEVDLGVVPIENTIEGSVNTTVDYLFHQTTIPVGAEIVLPIFQQLMVAKNNKNTWKETTKILSHPQALAQSQEFIRTYFPMAELEATPSTAYAANFVASHPEQKIAAIAPKLSAKTYDLDIVGKDIQDVAINQTRFWVLGDEKVDIPIQPKQNKLTIALTMPNNMPGALHKALSAFSWREIDLSKIESRPLKTTLGEYFFLIDINVEKPQELLDNALEEIRLMGGTVKIFGNYSIHLINGV
- a CDS encoding shikimate kinase, whose translation is MKGIILIGFMGAGKTTVGKLLSEKTGMEHIDFDDKIVEEIGMTIQEYFDLHGEEAFRERETDVLKRYLDHNQVVSTGGGIVMRAENRNLLKQMAPVIYLQTKPEVFIPRLKQDHTTVRPLVVSKSPDEIKQVFEPRIPFYEESASLIVDTDNRTPEEIVNEILKNI